A stretch of the Flavobacterium sp. 5 genome encodes the following:
- the nrdD gene encoding anaerobic ribonucleoside-triphosphate reductase, whose translation MKLTTNQILEQNQESRTKCLVYTRVMGYHRPVESFNIGKKGEHKQRTHFTEGKCC comes from the coding sequence ATGAAATTAACAACAAATCAGATTTTAGAACAAAATCAAGAATCACGCACTAAATGTTTAGTGTACACACGCGTAATGGGCTATCATAGACCCGTAGAAAGTTTTAACATAGGAAAAAAAGGTGAACACAAACAACGAACTCATTTTACAGAAGGAAAGTGTTGCTAG